The following are encoded together in the Populus trichocarpa isolate Nisqually-1 chromosome 5, P.trichocarpa_v4.1, whole genome shotgun sequence genome:
- the LOC7485610 gene encoding uncharacterized protein LOC7485610 isoform X1, with amino-acid sequence MEPVASVVDKIKGVAKSGQDFVDGLLRRRENSSRRNPIEILKRLQREAFSDLMKLRDRQDKVERVLSFYKTFKGSPFQENSTLVRGEVDASGAILMVGDIDQEHGDAVGRAGIKTGISSRLSFETIVRHKDSLLAEFVASQKGIVEIGGVSEGALTLAKVSYTANVSDWFSAIVIPVGAQFRDLDMTANSSNQRHGVTDLSSVGPPLLNQHNDAAIGLTVRKSNVIAMMAQSISGLRRQPLFDGIGHDFGTFGQIICQLPKGIKFSLMGLQQVAKSSSHHSNLGALAIPVGFLKHHESPEISFQDSALPVGASSQEIITSRTGYIALKLESELDESTRIGGWIEMKNSNPKHLQWALNAFDDAEDEFGWGLCLSGVFVDPTNHGRLQAESYVKLNIGKKFCLKPGITYSRDGNAKILALMLRSNWSF; translated from the exons ATGGAGCCTGTAGCTTCAGTAGTAGACAAAATCAAAGGCGTCGCAAAATCAGGCCAAGACTTCGTCGACGGCCTCCTTCGCCGCCGCGAGAATTCTTCTCGCCGCAATCCG aTTGAGATACTGAAACGGCTGCAACGAGAAGCGTTTTCAGATCTAATGAAGCTAAGAGACAGGCAGGATAAGGTTGAGAGAGTGCTTTccttttataaaacatttaaagGGAGTCCTTTTCAAGAAAACAGTACACTTGTGAGGGGAGAGGTTGATGCTTCGGGAGCGATATTGATGGTGGGTGATATTGATCAGGAGCATGGTGATGCTGTTGGTAGAGCAGGAATAAAAACTGGGATTAGTTCAAGGTTAAGTTTTGAAACAATTGTTCGGCACAAGGATTCTCTTTTGGCAGAGTTTGTGGCTAGTCAAAAAGGCATAGTAGAGATTGGTGGTGTCTCGGAAGGTGCTCTTACTCTAGCGAAAGTGTCGTACACGGCAAATGTTAGTGACTGGTTTTCTGCTATTGTAATCCCAGTAGGAGCTCAATTTAGAGATCTTGATATGACTGCAAACTCTTCCAATCAG AGACATGGTGTTACCGATCTTTCATCTGTTGGACCACCACTTCTGAATCAGCACAATGACGCTGCAATTGGCTTAACAGTGAGgaaatcaaatgttatcgccATGATGGCTCAGTCTATTTCTGGACTGCGAAGGCAGCCACTTTTTGATGGAATTGGTCATGACTTCGGCACTTTTGGCCAAATTATTTGTCAACTTCCAAAAGGAATAAAATTCTCACTTATGGGTCTGCAGCAAGTCGCTAAATCATCTAGTCACCACAGCAATCTCGGAGCCCTTGCCATTCCTGTTGGCTTTCTGAAACATCACGAATCTCCTGAAATATCGTTCCAAGACTCTGCACTACCTGTGGGAGCAAGCAGCCAAGAGATCATCACATCAAGAACTGGATATATAGCTCTAAAGTTGGAGTCGGAACTTGATGAGAGTACTAGAATTGGGGGTTGGATTGAGATGAAAAACTCAAATCCCAAGCATTTACAATGGGCTTTAAATGCATTTGATGACGCGGAAGATGAATTTGGATGGGGTCTGTGCCTCAGCGGGGTTTTTGTAGATCCTACCAACCATGGTCGTTTGCAAGCCGAATCATATGTAAAATTGAATATAGGGAAGAAATTCTGCTTGAAACCAGGCATTACATATTCAAGGGATGGTAATGCCAAAATATTAGCTCTTATGCTTAGATCCAACTGGTCCTTCTGA
- the LOC7493986 gene encoding uncharacterized protein LOC7493986 isoform X1: MRRVNHLATLSRAFSGAASHQRLVQGAAMISTYAASNSQCFASRIAESFRISNPPVARGVTGTMFFSVAASSLAQEAQAKEAPPVEKLMPKDVVLYQYEACPFCNKVKAFLDYYNIPYKVVEVNPINKKEIKWSDYKKVPILKIDGEQMVDSSDIVDKLFQRIHPDNSVTDSDEERQWRGWVDNHLVHVLSPNIYRSVSEALESFDYITTHGNFSFTERLVAKYAGATAMYFVSKKLKKRHNITDERAALYGAAETWVDALKGRQYLGGLKPNLADLAVFSVLRPIRYLKSGKDMVEHTRIGEWYSRMENAVGEPSRIKA, translated from the exons ATGAGAAGAGTTAACCACCTAGCCACCCTGAGCCGAGCCTTTTCCGGCGCGGCCTCTCATCAGCGGCTGGTTCAAGGAGCAGCAATGATAAGCACATACGCAGCTTCAAATTCTCAGTGTTTTGCATCAAGAATCGCTGAAAGTTTTAGGATATCAAATCCCCCCGTCGCACGCGGTGTTACTGGGACTATGTTTTTCTCTGTTGCGGCTTCCTCTTTGGCCCAAGAGGCGCAAGCTAAGGAAGCGCCGCCGGTGGAGAAGTTGATGCCGAAGGACGTCGTTCTTTACCAGTACGAAGCTTGCCCTTTCTGCAACAAGGTGAAAG CGTTTTTGGATTACTACAATATACCATACAAAGTTGTGGAAGTCAACCCCATCAACAAAAAGGAGATCAAGTGGTCTGATTACAAAAAGGTGCCTATACTGAAAATTGATGGAGAACAGATGGTTGATTCTTCAG ATATAGTTGATAAATTGTTTCAAAGGATACATCCAGACAATTCTGTCACAGACAGTGATGAAGAAAGGCAATGGCGTGG GTGGGTGGACAATCACTTGGTGCATGTTTTGTCACCAAACATATATCGATCAGTTTCTGAAGCTCTTGAATCATTTGACTATATCACCACCCATG GCAATTTCAGCTTCACGGAGAGGTTGGTAGCCAAGTATGCTGGTGCTACAGCAATGTACTTTGTGTCgaagaagctgaagaagagaCATAACATTACTGATGAACGTGCAGCCTTGTATGGTGCTGCAGAGACATGGGTGGATGCTTTGAAGGGTCGCCAATATCTTG GTGGCTTAAAACCTAACCTAGCTGATCTTGCTGTTTTCAGCGTCCTAAGGCCCATCCGATACTTGAAGTCCGGTAAAGATATGGTGGAGCATACCCGTATCGGTGAGTGGTACTCTCGAATGGAAAATGCAGTTGGCGAGCCTAGTAGAATTAAGGCATAA
- the LOC7485610 gene encoding uncharacterized protein LOC7485610 isoform X2, with protein MKLRDRQDKVERVLSFYKTFKGSPFQENSTLVRGEVDASGAILMVGDIDQEHGDAVGRAGIKTGISSRLSFETIVRHKDSLLAEFVASQKGIVEIGGVSEGALTLAKVSYTANVSDWFSAIVIPVGAQFRDLDMTANSSNQRHGVTDLSSVGPPLLNQHNDAAIGLTVRKSNVIAMMAQSISGLRRQPLFDGIGHDFGTFGQIICQLPKGIKFSLMGLQQVAKSSSHHSNLGALAIPVGFLKHHESPEISFQDSALPVGASSQEIITSRTGYIALKLESELDESTRIGGWIEMKNSNPKHLQWALNAFDDAEDEFGWGLCLSGVFVDPTNHGRLQAESYVKLNIGKKFCLKPGITYSRDGNAKILALMLRSNWSF; from the exons ATGAAGCTAAGAGACAGGCAGGATAAGGTTGAGAGAGTGCTTTccttttataaaacatttaaagGGAGTCCTTTTCAAGAAAACAGTACACTTGTGAGGGGAGAGGTTGATGCTTCGGGAGCGATATTGATGGTGGGTGATATTGATCAGGAGCATGGTGATGCTGTTGGTAGAGCAGGAATAAAAACTGGGATTAGTTCAAGGTTAAGTTTTGAAACAATTGTTCGGCACAAGGATTCTCTTTTGGCAGAGTTTGTGGCTAGTCAAAAAGGCATAGTAGAGATTGGTGGTGTCTCGGAAGGTGCTCTTACTCTAGCGAAAGTGTCGTACACGGCAAATGTTAGTGACTGGTTTTCTGCTATTGTAATCCCAGTAGGAGCTCAATTTAGAGATCTTGATATGACTGCAAACTCTTCCAATCAG AGACATGGTGTTACCGATCTTTCATCTGTTGGACCACCACTTCTGAATCAGCACAATGACGCTGCAATTGGCTTAACAGTGAGgaaatcaaatgttatcgccATGATGGCTCAGTCTATTTCTGGACTGCGAAGGCAGCCACTTTTTGATGGAATTGGTCATGACTTCGGCACTTTTGGCCAAATTATTTGTCAACTTCCAAAAGGAATAAAATTCTCACTTATGGGTCTGCAGCAAGTCGCTAAATCATCTAGTCACCACAGCAATCTCGGAGCCCTTGCCATTCCTGTTGGCTTTCTGAAACATCACGAATCTCCTGAAATATCGTTCCAAGACTCTGCACTACCTGTGGGAGCAAGCAGCCAAGAGATCATCACATCAAGAACTGGATATATAGCTCTAAAGTTGGAGTCGGAACTTGATGAGAGTACTAGAATTGGGGGTTGGATTGAGATGAAAAACTCAAATCCCAAGCATTTACAATGGGCTTTAAATGCATTTGATGACGCGGAAGATGAATTTGGATGGGGTCTGTGCCTCAGCGGGGTTTTTGTAGATCCTACCAACCATGGTCGTTTGCAAGCCGAATCATATGTAAAATTGAATATAGGGAAGAAATTCTGCTTGAAACCAGGCATTACATATTCAAGGGATGGTAATGCCAAAATATTAGCTCTTATGCTTAGATCCAACTGGTCCTTCTGA
- the LOC7485607 gene encoding probable BOI-related E3 ubiquitin-protein ligase 2, whose translation MAVQAQLYPERLGLLPMCGMQDCFFNNPVSGLEPGLGFVFQETQQQSLFLEHHSSQNFGFDCNIGAASSTTRDSSLSMSLSQYLDVQLDMQRREVDCMLQFQAGRLRTILQQQRKQQLGITLKSVESKVSSLIRQKEEDLAQATKKTMELEVCLRKVELESERCQRVAREKEAMVVDLSKSLEQLRGRLVMASNEVQDAESFCCGTCDREQDQESQKRMVCKGCNSRSSCIIFLPCRHLCSCKSCDAFLGSCPVCKSVKEASMEVFWV comes from the exons ATGGCTGTTCAAGCACAGTTGTATCCAGAAAGACTTGGCCTTTTGCCTATGTGTGGCATGCAGGATTGCTTCTTTAATAATCCTGTTTCAGGGCTTGAGCCTGgtcttggttttgtttttcaagagaCTCAACAGCAGAGTCTCTTCCTTGAACATCATAGCTCTCAAAACTTTGGTTTTGATTGTAATATTGGCGCTGCTTCTTCTACGACTCGTGATAGTTCTCTCTCCATGTCTCTTTCTCAATATTTGGATGTCCAGCTTGACATGCAAAGGCGAGAAGTTGATTGCATGCTTCAATTTCAG GCTGGGAGATTAAGAACTATTTTGCAACAGCAAAGGAAGCAACAGCTTGGAATCACACTTAAGAGTGTAGAATCAAAGGTATCCTCTTTGATAAGGCAAAAAGAAGAGGACTTGGCACAAGCAACAAAGAAAACCATGGAGCTTGAGGTCTGCCTGAGAAAAGTAGAGCTGGAGAGTGAACGATGTCAGAGAGTAGCAAGAGAAAAGGAAGCAATGGTCGTTGATTTAAGCAAGTCGCTTGAACAACTCAGAGGAAGACTGGTCATGGCCAGCAATGAAGTCCAAGATGCAGAGTCCTTTTGTTGTGGCACATGTGATAGAGAGCAGGATCAAGAAAGCCAAAAAAGGATGGTTTGCAAAGGGTGCAATTCCAGGAGCTCGTGCATTATCTTTCTCCCTTGCAGGCACCTCTGCTCGTGCAAGTCTTGCGACGCTTTTCTTGGCTCCTGTCCTGTCTGTAAATCAGTGAAGGAAGCAAGCATGGAGGTTTTTTGGGTCTAA
- the LOC7493986 gene encoding uncharacterized protein LOC7493986 isoform X3, translating to MRRVNHLATLSRAFSGAASHQRLVQGAAMISTYAASNSQCFASRIAESFRISNPPVARGVTGTMFFSVAASSLAQEAQAKEAPPVEKLMPKDVVLYQYEACPFCNKVKAFLDYYNIPYKVVEVNPINKKEIKWSDYKKVPILKIDGEQMVDSSDIVDKLFQRIHPDNSVTDSDEERQWRGWVDNHLVHVLSPNIYRSVSEALESFDYITTHGNFSFTERLVAKYAGATAMYFVSKKLKKRHNITDERAALYGAAETWVDALKGRQYLAS from the exons ATGAGAAGAGTTAACCACCTAGCCACCCTGAGCCGAGCCTTTTCCGGCGCGGCCTCTCATCAGCGGCTGGTTCAAGGAGCAGCAATGATAAGCACATACGCAGCTTCAAATTCTCAGTGTTTTGCATCAAGAATCGCTGAAAGTTTTAGGATATCAAATCCCCCCGTCGCACGCGGTGTTACTGGGACTATGTTTTTCTCTGTTGCGGCTTCCTCTTTGGCCCAAGAGGCGCAAGCTAAGGAAGCGCCGCCGGTGGAGAAGTTGATGCCGAAGGACGTCGTTCTTTACCAGTACGAAGCTTGCCCTTTCTGCAACAAGGTGAAAG CGTTTTTGGATTACTACAATATACCATACAAAGTTGTGGAAGTCAACCCCATCAACAAAAAGGAGATCAAGTGGTCTGATTACAAAAAGGTGCCTATACTGAAAATTGATGGAGAACAGATGGTTGATTCTTCAG ATATAGTTGATAAATTGTTTCAAAGGATACATCCAGACAATTCTGTCACAGACAGTGATGAAGAAAGGCAATGGCGTGG GTGGGTGGACAATCACTTGGTGCATGTTTTGTCACCAAACATATATCGATCAGTTTCTGAAGCTCTTGAATCATTTGACTATATCACCACCCATG GCAATTTCAGCTTCACGGAGAGGTTGGTAGCCAAGTATGCTGGTGCTACAGCAATGTACTTTGTGTCgaagaagctgaagaagagaCATAACATTACTGATGAACGTGCAGCCTTGTATGGTGCTGCAGAGACATGGGTGGATGCTTTGAAGGGTCGCCAATATCTTG CGTCCTAA
- the LOC7485609 gene encoding GDSL esterase/lipase EXL3, protein MEFLSSRLTIMSYCFYSTSVLFLTVVCTVSSLVKLPPNVTIPALLVFGDSIVDAGNNNDLETLVKSNFPPYGKDFEGGIPTGRFCNGKIPSDIIAKELGIKDTLPAYLDPAVLPQDLITGVTFASSGSGFDPLTPKLVSVLSLSDQLEHFKEYIGKLKAIIGEENTIFTIRNSLFLVVAGSDDIANTYFTLRARKLQYDVPAYTDLMANSASSFAQELYELGARRIVVFSAPPVGCVPSQRTLAGGAERECAENFNEAAKLFNSKLSKKLDSLGSSLPNSSLVYIDVYNLLLDIIQKPQKYGFQVADKGCCGTGNLEVAVLCNQHTSETCADVSDYVFWDSYHPTEKAYKALVYPLLGKYLTKFF, encoded by the exons ATGGAGTTTCTTTCATCGAGGCTAACAATAATGTCCTATTGTTTTTATTCTACGTCGGTGCTCTTTCTCACTGTTGTCTGCACCGTCAGTTCCTTGGTAAAGCTACCACCTAATGTAACTATTCCGGCCCTTCTGGTCTTTGGGGATTCCATCGTCGATGCAGGCAACAACAACGACCTTGAAACACTTGTCAAGAGCAACTTTCCTCCCTACGGAAAGGATTTTGAAGGCGGGATTCCTACAGGAAGGTTCTGTAATGGAAAAATCCCGTCAGACATTATAG CTAAAGAATTGGGAATTAAGGACACATTACCAGCATATTTGGACCCAGCAGTTCTACCTCAAGATCTCATAACAGGAGTAACCTTTGCTTCAAGTGGCTCTGGCTTTGATCCCTTGACACCCAAATTAGTG TCAGTCCTGTCGTTGTCAGATCAATTAGAACATTTCAAAGAATACATAGGGAAGCTGAAGGCGATAATTGGAGAGGAAAACACAATTTTCACCATAAGGAATAGTCTATTTCTAGTAGTAGCAGGCAGCGATGACATTGCCAATACCTATTTTACTCTTCGTGCAAGGAAATTGCAATATGATGTTCCTGCTTACACAGATCTAATGGCTAACTCAGCTTCTAGTTTCGCGCAG GAATTATATGAACTTGGGGCAAGAAGGATTGTTGTTTTCAGCGCACCACCAGTTGGATGTGTACCATCGCAAAGGACTTTAGCAGGGGGAGCTGAAAGAGAGTGTGCAGAAAACTTCAACGAAGCAGCAAAGTTATTCAACTCCAAGTTGTCCAAGAAGTTGGATTCTCTTGGTAGCAGCCTGCCTAACAGCAGTCTTGTCTACATAGATGTCTACAATCTACTGCTCGATATCATTCAAAAACCCCAAAAATATG gTTTTCAAGTTGCAGATAAAGGATGTTGCGGTACTGGGAATTTAGAGGTAGCTGTATTATGTAACCAGCATACTTCTGAGACATGTGCAGATGTTTCCGATTATGTATTTTGGGACAGCTACCATCCAACTGAAAAAGCTTATAAGGCACTCGTTTATCCTCTCCTTGGAAAATATCTGACCAAATTCTTCTGA
- the LOC7485608 gene encoding protein FREE1 isoform X2 — protein sequence MQHGDYSSYYQYPHLQNPNPNPNPPIDHHQTPYASAPPFSSGYTPSDYSIYPQNYPPYSQNPDPVPPPTAPTYTPTTPTTPNPNNPQSSFNPPPPPPPQQPPYFPPYDSHGSYQPPTTQQSYLPSFDQHQTSPNYAPQPPPPNSAVAPNPTGATNSPYTSMYSAPYNPIGSSVPPVYDTPYENPVKFDQNFGYLEGYNRSRSDTGSDLYGKEPESRYDIGGGRDDGYGDGVYAYEGGKVEPYGARGTAPNSSTWAGFDDYGRSISFPSGKDNSVRSSSGSGSGKIVRAVPKVETQEDVKSGVQKFRVKILAESGGQGTMDVLCEIGLDGIRMLDPNTSRTLRIYPLENITRCDKMDSSTFAFWSKSSVDFEPRRIRLQSNSYTTNTLLDTVTAATVQLKEMGGGTRPSDTSKTTEQPTEKKKGFGDLMNLIKPGSEEKEHWVPDEAVSKCTSCRMDFGAFVRRHHCRNCGDIFCDKCTQGRIALTADENAQPVRVCDRCMAEVTQRLSNAKEAASKPAAFHSHEDLARKLQEMEKNRKSSSGSKSDVSGRRTREVACPTCTVHLQVQVPSSGSETIECGVCQHPFLVSAH from the exons ATGCAACACGGAGATTACAGTTCTTACTATCAATATCCACACCtccaaaaccctaaccctaaccctaaccctccTATTGATCATCACCAAACCCCTTACGCATCCGCACCACCTTTCTCCTCCGGTTACACCCCCTCCGATTACTCCATTTATCCTCAAAATTACCCTCCTTATTCTCAAAACCCCGATCCTGTCCCTCCACCTACAGCCCCTACATACACACCTACAACACCTACAACACCGAACCCTAATAATCCACAATCATCCTTCAATCCCCCACCGCCACCTCCACCACAACAACCGCCATATTTTCCACCGTATGATTCTCATGGCTCCTACCAACCTCCAACAACTCAGCAATCTTATTTACCATCGTTTGATCAACATCAAACGTCTCCCAATTACGCTCCTCAACCACCGCCTCCTAACTCTGCAGTAGCACCGAATCCTACTGGAGCAACTAATTCTCCATACACCTCGATGTACAGTGCTCCTTATAACCCTATAGGATCGTCAGTGCCGCCTGTATACGATACGCCATATGAGAATCCGGTAAAATTTGATCAGAATTTCGGGTATTTGGAAGGCTATAATCGGAGCAGGAGCGATACAGGGTCTGATCTATATGGAAAGGAACCGGAGAGCAGGTACGATATTGGTGGCGGTCGTGATGATGGATATGGAGATGGTGTTTATGCATATGAAGGTGGTAAGGTTGAGCCTTACGGAGCACGAGGGACAGCGCCAAATTCATCGACCTGGGCTGGGTTCGATGATTATGGAAGATCAATTAGTTTTCCGTCTGGAAAGGATAATTCGGTGCGGTCCAGTTCTGGTTCAGGCTCGGGGAAGATTGTGAGGGCAGTGCCAAAGGTGGAGACGCAGGAGGATGTTAAGAGTGGTGTCCAGAAGTTTAGAGTTAAGATTTTGGCTGAAAGTGGAGGACAGGGTACTATGGATGTGCTTTGCGAG ATTGGTTTGGATGGAATTCGTATGCTTGATCCAAACACCAGCCGGACTTTGAGAATATATCCTCTTGAGAACATCACAAGATGTGAC AAAATGGATTCATCTACCTTTGCATTTTGGTCCAAGAGTTCTGTGGATTTTGAGCCAAGACGTATTAGACTGCAATCAAATAGTTACACCACCAACACCCTTCTTGACACTGTGACTGCTGCAACTGTACAG CTCAAGGAAATGGGTGGAGGAACAAGGCCTTCTGATACATCAAAGACAACTGAGCAGCctacagagaagaagaaagggttTGGTGATTTGATGAACTTGATAAAGCCAGGCAGTGAGGAGAAAGAACATTGG GTCCCTGATGAAGCTGTTTCAAAGTGTACATCATGCAGGATGGATTTTGGGGCTTTTGTTCGTCGG CATCACTGCAGAAACTGTGGAGACATTTTCTGTGACAAGTGCACCCAAGGAAGAATTGCTCTTACTGCTGATGAGAATGCTCAGCCGGTTAGAGTTTGTGACCGGTGCATG GCAGAAGTGACTCAGAGGCTAAGTAATGCCAAGGAAGCAGCTAGCAAACCTGCAGCATTTCATAGCCATGAGGATCTTGCCAGGAAGCTTCAG GAGATGGAGAAAAATCGCAAGTCGTCATCAG GATCCAAGTCCGATGTATCTGGGAGGCGGACGAGAGAAGTTGCCTGTCCAACTTGCACTGTccatttgcag GTCCAGGTTCCCAGCTCAGGTTCTGAAACCATCGAGTGTGGAGTATGTCAACACCCATTTCTCGTCAGTGCTCACTGA
- the LOC7493986 gene encoding uncharacterized protein LOC7493986 isoform X2, producing MRRVNHLATLSRAFSGAASHQRLVQGAAMISTYAASNSQCFASRIAESFRISNPPVARGVTGTMFFSVAASSLAQEAQAKEAPPVEKLMPKDVVLYQYEACPFCNKVKAFLDYYNIPYKVVEVNPINKKEIKWSDYKKVPILKIDGEQMVDSSDIVDKLFQRIHPDNSVTDSDEERQWRGWVDNHLVHVLSPNIYRSVSEALESFDYITTHGNFSFTERLVAKYAGATAMYFVSKKLKKRHNITDERAALYGAAETWVDALKGRQYLGQCFFFHQW from the exons ATGAGAAGAGTTAACCACCTAGCCACCCTGAGCCGAGCCTTTTCCGGCGCGGCCTCTCATCAGCGGCTGGTTCAAGGAGCAGCAATGATAAGCACATACGCAGCTTCAAATTCTCAGTGTTTTGCATCAAGAATCGCTGAAAGTTTTAGGATATCAAATCCCCCCGTCGCACGCGGTGTTACTGGGACTATGTTTTTCTCTGTTGCGGCTTCCTCTTTGGCCCAAGAGGCGCAAGCTAAGGAAGCGCCGCCGGTGGAGAAGTTGATGCCGAAGGACGTCGTTCTTTACCAGTACGAAGCTTGCCCTTTCTGCAACAAGGTGAAAG CGTTTTTGGATTACTACAATATACCATACAAAGTTGTGGAAGTCAACCCCATCAACAAAAAGGAGATCAAGTGGTCTGATTACAAAAAGGTGCCTATACTGAAAATTGATGGAGAACAGATGGTTGATTCTTCAG ATATAGTTGATAAATTGTTTCAAAGGATACATCCAGACAATTCTGTCACAGACAGTGATGAAGAAAGGCAATGGCGTGG GTGGGTGGACAATCACTTGGTGCATGTTTTGTCACCAAACATATATCGATCAGTTTCTGAAGCTCTTGAATCATTTGACTATATCACCACCCATG GCAATTTCAGCTTCACGGAGAGGTTGGTAGCCAAGTATGCTGGTGCTACAGCAATGTACTTTGTGTCgaagaagctgaagaagagaCATAACATTACTGATGAACGTGCAGCCTTGTATGGTGCTGCAGAGACATGGGTGGATGCTTTGAAGGGTCGCCAATATCTTGGTCagtgtttcttttttcatcaatGGTGA
- the LOC7485608 gene encoding protein FREE1 isoform X1: MQHGDYSSYYQYPHLQNPNPNPNPPIDHHQTPYASAPPFSSGYTPSDYSIYPQNYPPYSQNPDPVPPPTAPTYTPTTPTTPNPNNPQSSFNPPPPPPPQQPPYFPPYDSHGSYQPPTTQQSYLPSFDQHQTSPNYAPQPPPPNSAVAPNPTGATNSPYTSMYSAPYNPIGSSVPPVYDTPYENPVKFDQNFGYLEGYNRSRSDTGSDLYGKEPESRYDIGGGRDDGYGDGVYAYEGGKVEPYGARGTAPNSSTWAGFDDYGRSISFPSGKDNSVRSSSGSGSGKIVRAVPKVETQEDVKSGVQKFRVKILAESGGQGTMDVLCEIGLDGIRMLDPNTSRTLRIYPLENITRCDKMDSSTFAFWSKSSVDFEPRRIRLQSNSYTTNTLLDTVTAATVQLKEMGGGTRPSDTSKTTEQPTEKKKGFGDLMNLIKPGSEEKEHWVPDEAVSKCTSCRMDFGAFVRRHHCRNCGDIFCDKCTQGRIALTADENAQPVRVCDRCMAEVTQRLSNAKEAASKPAAFHSHEDLARKLQEEMEKNRKSSSGSKSDVSGRRTREVACPTCTVHLQVQVPSSGSETIECGVCQHPFLVSAH; encoded by the exons ATGCAACACGGAGATTACAGTTCTTACTATCAATATCCACACCtccaaaaccctaaccctaaccctaaccctccTATTGATCATCACCAAACCCCTTACGCATCCGCACCACCTTTCTCCTCCGGTTACACCCCCTCCGATTACTCCATTTATCCTCAAAATTACCCTCCTTATTCTCAAAACCCCGATCCTGTCCCTCCACCTACAGCCCCTACATACACACCTACAACACCTACAACACCGAACCCTAATAATCCACAATCATCCTTCAATCCCCCACCGCCACCTCCACCACAACAACCGCCATATTTTCCACCGTATGATTCTCATGGCTCCTACCAACCTCCAACAACTCAGCAATCTTATTTACCATCGTTTGATCAACATCAAACGTCTCCCAATTACGCTCCTCAACCACCGCCTCCTAACTCTGCAGTAGCACCGAATCCTACTGGAGCAACTAATTCTCCATACACCTCGATGTACAGTGCTCCTTATAACCCTATAGGATCGTCAGTGCCGCCTGTATACGATACGCCATATGAGAATCCGGTAAAATTTGATCAGAATTTCGGGTATTTGGAAGGCTATAATCGGAGCAGGAGCGATACAGGGTCTGATCTATATGGAAAGGAACCGGAGAGCAGGTACGATATTGGTGGCGGTCGTGATGATGGATATGGAGATGGTGTTTATGCATATGAAGGTGGTAAGGTTGAGCCTTACGGAGCACGAGGGACAGCGCCAAATTCATCGACCTGGGCTGGGTTCGATGATTATGGAAGATCAATTAGTTTTCCGTCTGGAAAGGATAATTCGGTGCGGTCCAGTTCTGGTTCAGGCTCGGGGAAGATTGTGAGGGCAGTGCCAAAGGTGGAGACGCAGGAGGATGTTAAGAGTGGTGTCCAGAAGTTTAGAGTTAAGATTTTGGCTGAAAGTGGAGGACAGGGTACTATGGATGTGCTTTGCGAG ATTGGTTTGGATGGAATTCGTATGCTTGATCCAAACACCAGCCGGACTTTGAGAATATATCCTCTTGAGAACATCACAAGATGTGAC AAAATGGATTCATCTACCTTTGCATTTTGGTCCAAGAGTTCTGTGGATTTTGAGCCAAGACGTATTAGACTGCAATCAAATAGTTACACCACCAACACCCTTCTTGACACTGTGACTGCTGCAACTGTACAG CTCAAGGAAATGGGTGGAGGAACAAGGCCTTCTGATACATCAAAGACAACTGAGCAGCctacagagaagaagaaagggttTGGTGATTTGATGAACTTGATAAAGCCAGGCAGTGAGGAGAAAGAACATTGG GTCCCTGATGAAGCTGTTTCAAAGTGTACATCATGCAGGATGGATTTTGGGGCTTTTGTTCGTCGG CATCACTGCAGAAACTGTGGAGACATTTTCTGTGACAAGTGCACCCAAGGAAGAATTGCTCTTACTGCTGATGAGAATGCTCAGCCGGTTAGAGTTTGTGACCGGTGCATG GCAGAAGTGACTCAGAGGCTAAGTAATGCCAAGGAAGCAGCTAGCAAACCTGCAGCATTTCATAGCCATGAGGATCTTGCCAGGAAGCTTCAG GAGGAGATGGAGAAAAATCGCAAGTCGTCATCAG GATCCAAGTCCGATGTATCTGGGAGGCGGACGAGAGAAGTTGCCTGTCCAACTTGCACTGTccatttgcag GTCCAGGTTCCCAGCTCAGGTTCTGAAACCATCGAGTGTGGAGTATGTCAACACCCATTTCTCGTCAGTGCTCACTGA